The Flavobacterium marginilacus genome window below encodes:
- a CDS encoding transketolase family protein, translating to MKKYTNTGSKDTRSGFGVGMTELGQKNENVVALCADLIGSLKFDDFKKNHPERFFQIGIAEANMIGIAAGLTIGGKIPFTGTFANFSTGRVYDQIRQSVAYSDKNVKICASHAGLTLGEDGATHQILEDIGLMKMLPGMTVINTCDHNQTKAATIALADHHGPAYLRFGRPVVPNFMPADEPFIIGKAILLNEGTDVTIVATGHLVWEALIAAEKLEEKGISAEVINIHTIKPLDEEAILKSVAKTKCIVTAEEHNYLGGLGESIAGVLALNNPTPQEFVAVKDSFGESGTPEQLMEKYKLNNQAIVEAVERVIKRK from the coding sequence ATGAAAAAATATACAAATACAGGAAGTAAAGATACCCGTTCTGGTTTTGGAGTGGGAATGACTGAATTAGGTCAAAAGAATGAAAATGTAGTAGCACTTTGTGCAGATTTAATTGGATCATTAAAATTTGATGATTTCAAGAAAAATCACCCAGAGCGTTTTTTCCAAATTGGTATTGCTGAAGCAAATATGATTGGAATTGCTGCAGGATTAACTATTGGCGGAAAAATTCCTTTCACAGGAACTTTTGCTAACTTTTCTACAGGAAGAGTTTATGATCAAATCCGTCAGTCGGTTGCTTATTCAGACAAGAACGTAAAAATATGTGCTTCTCACGCAGGATTGACTCTTGGAGAAGATGGAGCTACTCACCAAATCCTTGAAGACATCGGATTAATGAAAATGCTGCCTGGAATGACTGTAATCAATACATGTGATCACAATCAGACAAAAGCTGCTACTATTGCGCTTGCTGACCACCACGGTCCGGCTTACTTACGTTTTGGACGTCCGGTTGTACCTAATTTCATGCCAGCTGACGAACCTTTCATCATTGGAAAAGCAATTCTTTTAAACGAAGGAACTGATGTAACAATTGTAGCTACAGGACATTTAGTTTGGGAAGCTTTAATTGCTGCTGAGAAATTAGAAGAAAAAGGAATTTCTGCAGAAGTAATCAACATTCACACTATTAAACCTTTGGACGAAGAAGCTATTTTGAAATCAGTGGCTAAAACTAAATGTATTGTAACAGCTGAAGAGCACAATTACCTTGGAGGTCTTGGAGAAAGTATTGCTGGTGTATTAGCTTTAAACAATCCTACTCCGCAAGAGTTTGTTGCTGTTAAAGACAGTTTCGGAGAATCTGGAACTCCAGAACAATTAATGGAGAAATACAAACTGAACAATCAAGCAATTGTTGAAGCTGTAGAAAGAGTGATCAAAAGAAAGTAA
- a CDS encoding xanthine dehydrogenase family protein molybdopterin-binding subunit, with protein MSEIQNVSRRVFIRNIGLASGGLILGCNYNLFSKDTETGNSTEFNPNLFVQLNSDGSLIIVASRSEMGNGVRTSLTSVVADEMEADWSKVSVKQAVGDVKYGDQNTDGSRSVTGFYDTMRKMGAMTRMMLITAAAKKWQVPESECTAQNHFIIHSSGKKIGYGELVDIVTTLPVPTNITYKDPKDFKYIGKNLKSIDVKDFANGSAVFGIDKRLPNMKVAAIARCPVTFGTVKSYDKTAAMKIKGVENVIEIPKIDKPFGPLGGIAVIASNTWAAFKGREALEIQWNYGKNESYDSEAYMTELTERVHKQGKVEKETGDVNKAFSEAAKVVESTFQLPHLAHAPMEVPNAVAWVQGDKCEVWAPTQSPQSAQEEVAAYLNTTHDKVTINVTFLGGGFGRKSKPDYIVEAAIISKTINTPVQVVWSREDDIKHGYYHTVSAQYMKASLDAEGNVTGWLHRSAFPTIMSTFRPGTDYPAGWEASSAADVPFEIKNLKIESGQAPAMVRIGWMRSVINILHGFSINVFADELAYAAKQDPLEFRLKLIGSDRIEDTKNPIKYNTARLKNVLKLAAKNANYNKPLPKGHAFGLAVHYSFNSYVASVVEVSMADDKIKVHNVYTVIDCGTAVNKNTITSQLEGAAVFGMSITYYGKITAKDGAIEQNSYSDYRMIRMNEAPKVHVEIVESTEKPTGVGEPGVPVIAPAIINAVFKLTGKRYYNLPLSDYDLV; from the coding sequence ATGAGTGAAATTCAAAATGTAAGCCGCAGAGTTTTCATCAGAAACATAGGATTAGCATCAGGCGGTTTAATCTTAGGATGCAATTATAATTTATTTTCAAAAGATACTGAAACGGGAAATTCTACAGAATTCAATCCCAATCTATTTGTACAGTTAAATTCAGATGGAAGTCTTATTATCGTTGCTTCCCGTTCTGAAATGGGTAACGGCGTACGAACTTCATTAACCTCTGTAGTTGCAGACGAAATGGAAGCCGACTGGAGTAAAGTTTCGGTTAAACAAGCAGTTGGTGATGTAAAATACGGAGACCAAAATACAGATGGCTCCCGAAGTGTAACCGGTTTTTATGACACCATGCGAAAAATGGGTGCAATGACCCGAATGATGCTTATTACCGCTGCCGCAAAAAAATGGCAGGTTCCAGAAAGCGAATGCACTGCCCAAAACCACTTTATTATTCATTCCAGCGGTAAAAAAATAGGTTATGGAGAATTAGTTGATATAGTTACAACACTGCCTGTTCCAACAAACATTACTTATAAGGATCCAAAAGACTTTAAATACATTGGCAAAAATTTAAAAAGCATTGACGTAAAAGATTTTGCAAACGGAAGCGCTGTATTTGGGATAGACAAACGTTTACCCAATATGAAAGTTGCTGCCATAGCCAGATGTCCTGTTACTTTTGGCACTGTCAAATCTTATGACAAAACAGCTGCAATGAAAATCAAAGGCGTGGAAAATGTAATTGAAATTCCAAAAATCGATAAACCATTTGGTCCCTTGGGAGGTATTGCAGTTATTGCGTCCAATACATGGGCTGCGTTTAAAGGAAGAGAGGCGCTGGAAATACAATGGAATTACGGTAAAAACGAGAGTTATGATTCGGAAGCATACATGACCGAATTAACTGAAAGAGTTCACAAACAAGGAAAAGTCGAAAAAGAAACCGGAGATGTAAACAAAGCTTTTAGCGAAGCTGCAAAAGTTGTCGAAAGCACTTTTCAATTGCCGCATTTGGCACATGCTCCCATGGAAGTTCCTAATGCTGTGGCCTGGGTTCAGGGAGACAAATGCGAAGTCTGGGCTCCGACTCAGTCTCCGCAAAGTGCACAGGAAGAAGTTGCTGCATACTTGAACACGACTCACGATAAGGTTACTATAAATGTTACTTTTTTGGGAGGCGGTTTTGGCCGAAAATCAAAACCCGATTATATTGTAGAGGCTGCTATAATTTCAAAAACTATTAATACTCCTGTACAAGTAGTCTGGTCTCGGGAAGACGACATCAAGCATGGCTATTATCATACTGTAAGTGCACAATACATGAAAGCATCCCTGGATGCAGAAGGCAATGTAACGGGCTGGCTTCATCGCTCTGCTTTTCCTACAATCATGTCTACTTTCAGGCCTGGAACTGATTATCCGGCAGGATGGGAAGCTTCCAGCGCTGCTGATGTTCCTTTTGAAATAAAAAACTTAAAAATCGAATCGGGACAAGCTCCCGCAATGGTGAGAATTGGCTGGATGCGCTCTGTAATTAATATTCTTCACGGATTTTCCATCAATGTATTTGCCGATGAACTGGCTTATGCAGCCAAACAAGACCCGTTAGAATTCCGCCTCAAATTAATAGGAAGTGATCGTATAGAAGATACCAAAAATCCTATAAAATACAATACAGCACGTTTAAAAAATGTCTTGAAACTAGCCGCAAAAAATGCCAATTACAACAAACCATTGCCCAAAGGTCATGCTTTTGGCTTGGCTGTGCATTATAGTTTCAATTCCTACGTAGCTTCTGTTGTCGAAGTATCAATGGCAGATGACAAAATAAAAGTTCATAATGTATATACTGTTATTGACTGCGGAACAGCAGTCAATAAAAACACCATAACATCACAATTGGAAGGTGCAGCTGTCTTTGGAATGTCAATCACCTATTACGGAAAAATAACTGCTAAAGATGGCGCTATTGAACAAAACAGCTACAGCGACTACCGAATGATCCGTATGAATGAGGCCCCAAAAGTACATGTAGAAATTGTTGAAAGCACCGAAAAACCAACAGGTGTAGGTGAACCAGGAGTTCCTGTAATTGCTCCTGCCATAATCAATGCTGTGTTTAAACTAACAGGAAAACGATATTACAATTTACCTTTAAGCGATTACGATTTAGTATAA
- a CDS encoding RNA-binding S4 domain-containing protein has translation MRIDKYLWCVRYYKTRNMVTEACKKNHITVNGIVAKPSKEVFPTDKITFRKDQITQIITVLDIPENRVGAKLVDIYRKNETPAEAYAHLELLKLSKEHYRKTGTGRPTKKDRRDIDEFGNDIPDEDETD, from the coding sequence ATGAGAATAGACAAATATTTATGGTGCGTTCGGTATTACAAAACCAGAAATATGGTTACCGAAGCCTGCAAAAAAAACCATATCACGGTAAATGGTATTGTCGCCAAGCCATCAAAAGAAGTTTTCCCTACTGATAAAATCACTTTTAGAAAAGACCAGATCACACAAATCATTACTGTACTCGACATTCCTGAGAACCGAGTTGGCGCCAAACTTGTTGACATTTATCGAAAAAATGAGACTCCCGCCGAAGCTTATGCTCACTTAGAATTATTAAAATTATCGAAAGAGCATTATAGAAAAACCGGAACTGGAAGACCCACAAAAAAAGACCGAAGAGATATTGATGAATTTGGAAACGACATTCCAGACGAAGATGAAACAGATTAA
- a CDS encoding nucleotidyltransferase family protein encodes MKNDTVFVLLAGGKSERMGTAKGLLPYQNSYWILEQINRISDTAITEIYIGLGYNSQEYANKIPLLNEAQPEFVFYKKIKIRVIINKSPELGSFSTLQTVLQQIPKNKSVLINPIDIPILNTAELQSIIGTQNQIVLPNFEGKNGHPIKLHPDFWNPLIQLDPADKNSRLDLEIKKTNPSGITTITVTDSSILKNLNTPEDWAVFSKT; translated from the coding sequence ATGAAAAATGATACCGTATTTGTATTATTGGCCGGAGGCAAATCCGAAAGAATGGGAACCGCAAAAGGACTGCTTCCCTACCAGAACAGCTATTGGATTTTGGAACAAATCAACCGGATTTCAGACACAGCAATAACAGAAATCTACATCGGATTAGGATATAACTCTCAAGAATACGCAAACAAAATCCCTTTATTAAATGAAGCACAGCCGGAGTTTGTTTTTTATAAAAAGATTAAAATTAGAGTGATTATTAACAAAAGTCCAGAACTGGGATCATTCTCAACGCTCCAAACTGTTTTACAGCAAATACCAAAAAACAAATCGGTATTGATAAATCCTATTGATATTCCAATATTAAATACAGCCGAATTACAGTCTATAATCGGAACTCAAAACCAAATTGTACTTCCCAATTTTGAAGGCAAAAATGGACATCCCATAAAATTACATCCTGACTTTTGGAATCCATTAATTCAATTAGATCCAGCCGATAAAAACAGCCGATTGGATTTAGAAATCAAAAAAACAAATCCTTCAGGAATAACAACGATTACAGTAACTGATTCATCAATTCTAAAAAACTTAAATACTCCAGAAGATTGGGCGGTATTTTCTAAAACATAA
- a CDS encoding inclusion body family protein, with translation MDSNLKNAEVLEAALNNVAQITNIQIIIDTDKIQNDFPNGGSKDSANPTGIGHQYQYMVGSNLTGSTGSGTADLVINALVGDVVRFNAVSEYDNFNSAVIMYNVQKFGGSNVFGDFTSKVFTAPGVQPSVGVSPLPVQFVNTMTYWFYQADVITSGTEQYNISFALYTLDRASAAMKLFGYFVWDPTIIVKG, from the coding sequence ATGGATTCAAATTTAAAAAACGCAGAAGTTTTAGAAGCAGCATTAAACAATGTTGCACAAATTACCAACATTCAAATAATCATTGATACGGATAAGATCCAAAATGATTTTCCCAACGGCGGAAGTAAGGATTCTGCAAACCCAACAGGAATAGGACATCAATACCAATATATGGTAGGTTCTAATTTGACAGGAAGTACAGGAAGCGGTACAGCTGACTTAGTGATTAATGCCCTTGTTGGGGATGTCGTTCGATTTAATGCGGTATCAGAGTATGACAATTTCAATAGTGCCGTTATAATGTACAATGTGCAGAAATTTGGCGGTTCAAATGTGTTCGGGGATTTTACATCCAAAGTATTTACTGCGCCAGGAGTTCAGCCGTCTGTAGGTGTGTCTCCTCTTCCTGTTCAGTTCGTAAATACAATGACTTATTGGTTTTATCAGGCTGATGTGATTACGAGCGGAACGGAGCAGTATAATATTAGTTTTGCTCTTTATACTTTAGACAGAGCTTCTGCAGCAATGAAGCTGTTTGGCTATTTTGTATGGGATCCAACAATTATAGTTAAAGGGTAA
- a CDS encoding transketolase gives MKPNTQQLNDLTIQVRRDILRMVHAVNSGHPGGSLGCTEFLVALYQNLMDRKEGFDMNGTGEDLFFLSNGHISPVFYSVLARSGYFPIEELATFRLINSRLQGHPTTHDNLPGVRIASGSLGQGLSVAIGAAQAKKLNNDNHIIYTLHGDGELQEGQNWEAIMYASAKKVDNLIATVDLNGKQIDGTTDEVLAMGSLKAKFEAFDWEVIEITKGNDIEAIIGGMNEAKARTGKGKPVCVLLHTEMGNGVDYMMYSHAWHGKAPNDAQLANALEQNYNTGGNSDY, from the coding sequence ATGAAGCCTAACACACAACAATTAAACGATTTAACTATCCAAGTAAGAAGAGATATTCTTCGAATGGTTCACGCTGTTAATTCAGGTCACCCAGGAGGGTCTCTAGGATGTACCGAATTTTTAGTAGCCTTGTATCAAAACCTTATGGACCGCAAAGAAGGATTTGACATGAACGGAACTGGAGAGGATTTATTCTTCCTTTCAAACGGTCATATTTCACCTGTATTTTACAGCGTTTTGGCAAGAAGCGGCTATTTCCCGATTGAAGAATTGGCAACTTTCCGTTTAATCAACTCAAGATTACAAGGACACCCAACAACTCATGATAATTTACCTGGAGTACGTATTGCTTCTGGTTCATTAGGACAAGGATTATCTGTTGCAATTGGTGCGGCTCAGGCAAAAAAATTAAACAATGATAACCATATCATTTACACACTTCACGGTGACGGTGAATTGCAGGAAGGTCAAAACTGGGAAGCAATTATGTATGCTTCTGCCAAAAAAGTTGACAACCTTATAGCAACTGTCGACCTTAACGGAAAACAAATTGACGGTACTACTGACGAAGTTCTAGCAATGGGAAGCCTAAAAGCTAAATTTGAAGCTTTTGACTGGGAAGTTATCGAAATTACCAAAGGAAATGACATCGAAGCTATCATCGGCGGAATGAATGAAGCAAAAGCAAGAACCGGAAAAGGAAAACCTGTTTGTGTTTTATTGCATACTGAAATGGGTAATGGTGTAGATTATATGATGTACAGCCATGCTTGGCACGGTAAAGCACCAAATGATGCACAGCTTGCAAATGCATTAGAACAAAACTATAACACCGGAGGTAATTCAGATTATTAA
- a CDS encoding shikimate kinase — MKKIILLGYMGCGKSTIAQKLSGMISIPYIDLDEYIEEKAKMSIKEIFDTQGEIHFRKLEHTYFLELLNSPDEIIIGLGGGTPCYANNHELLIGDDVVSIYLKASIETLFNRLAANRSKRPLIADKTDEEMKEFIAKHLFDRSFYYNHAQHKVNVDNKTIGETINDILNLLA, encoded by the coding sequence ATGAAAAAAATTATATTATTGGGTTATATGGGGTGCGGTAAGTCTACAATTGCCCAAAAACTTTCCGGAATGATATCAATTCCATATATCGATCTGGATGAATACATCGAAGAAAAAGCAAAAATGTCCATAAAAGAGATTTTTGATACTCAAGGCGAAATTCATTTTCGAAAATTAGAACATACTTATTTTCTTGAATTATTAAATTCGCCTGATGAAATTATTATTGGTTTAGGAGGAGGTACACCTTGTTATGCTAATAATCATGAATTGTTAATAGGGGATGATGTGGTGTCAATCTATTTAAAAGCATCTATTGAGACACTATTTAACAGATTAGCGGCCAATAGAAGCAAGAGACCGCTTATTGCGGATAAAACGGATGAAGAGATGAAGGAGTTTATAGCCAAGCATCTTTTTGACAGAAGTTTTTATTACAATCACGCACAGCATAAAGTGAATGTTGATAATAAAACTATTGGAGAAACGATAAATGATATTTTAAACCTGTTAGCTTAA
- a CDS encoding (2Fe-2S)-binding protein, which yields MVTLLINKKKYTIDADPEMPLLWAIRDSIGLTGTKFGCGIGACGACKVLIDNVASYSCLTPVSMAVGKNITTIEGTSENLQLLQKSWEKFNVPQCGYCQPGQLITAASLLNSNKNPSDTDIDDAMSGNICRCGTYQRIKSAIKHTVKLKKQRKS from the coding sequence ATGGTCACACTGCTCATAAATAAAAAGAAATACACTATTGATGCTGATCCAGAAATGCCTCTGCTTTGGGCTATCAGAGACAGTATTGGACTGACTGGCACCAAATTTGGATGCGGAATAGGCGCATGCGGAGCCTGCAAAGTACTCATAGATAATGTTGCATCCTATTCCTGCCTGACTCCCGTTTCGATGGCTGTAGGCAAAAATATTACCACTATTGAAGGGACTTCAGAAAATTTACAATTACTGCAGAAATCCTGGGAAAAATTCAATGTTCCCCAATGCGGTTATTGCCAGCCGGGACAATTAATCACGGCTGCTTCTCTGCTCAATTCTAACAAAAACCCTTCTGATACTGATATCGATGATGCAATGAGCGGTAATATATGCCGCTGCGGTACATACCAGCGCATTAAAAGTGCCATCAAGCATACTGTAAAACTTAAAAAACAGCGTAAGTCATGA
- a CDS encoding IS30 family transposase → MAHLTLEQRYKIEVYRNAGISISEIAELVDKNKSVIFREIKRNSDQRSGVYKAVLADKKALNRHKVKIKKCTLTSEVEANILFYLKQDYSPEQIVGRAKIDKRAMVSKERIYQYIWENKRKGGLLYKHLRTKGKKYKKRGHLKDKRGLIIGRVDISERPKIVEKKSRLGDLEIDLVIGKNHKGALLTINDRASGILFMGKVESKEASAIQQKTIELLKDWKPIIKTITSDNGKEFANHRAIAEDLDIDYYFAKPYHSWERGANENLNGLIRQYFPKKSNFENIEEQQIKTVVNTLNNRPRKRFGYKTPNEIFAEKINKLNTVAFIC, encoded by the coding sequence ATGGCACATTTAACGTTAGAACAAAGATACAAAATAGAAGTATATAGAAATGCCGGTATCAGTATTTCCGAAATTGCTGAATTGGTAGATAAAAACAAATCAGTTATTTTTCGAGAAATAAAACGTAATTCTGATCAAAGAAGTGGTGTTTATAAAGCTGTTTTGGCGGATAAAAAAGCTTTAAACAGGCATAAGGTTAAGATCAAAAAATGCACTTTAACCTCAGAAGTTGAAGCAAATATTTTGTTTTATTTAAAGCAAGATTACAGTCCTGAACAAATTGTTGGCAGAGCAAAAATTGACAAAAGAGCAATGGTTTCTAAAGAAAGAATCTATCAATATATTTGGGAAAATAAACGCAAAGGAGGACTCTTATATAAACATCTTAGGACCAAGGGTAAAAAGTATAAAAAAAGAGGACATTTAAAGGATAAAAGAGGACTTATTATTGGTAGGGTCGATATTAGCGAGCGTCCAAAGATTGTAGAAAAGAAAAGTAGATTGGGCGATTTAGAGATTGATTTGGTCATTGGTAAGAATCACAAAGGAGCGTTACTAACTATCAATGACAGAGCCTCTGGAATACTTTTTATGGGAAAAGTAGAAAGCAAAGAAGCTAGTGCAATACAGCAGAAAACAATTGAATTATTGAAAGATTGGAAACCAATAATCAAGACCATTACTTCGGATAATGGAAAGGAATTTGCCAATCATCGGGCCATTGCAGAAGATTTAGATATCGATTATTATTTTGCCAAACCCTACCATAGCTGGGAACGAGGAGCCAATGAAAATTTAAACGGATTAATAAGACAATATTTTCCTAAAAAATCTAACTTTGAAAACATCGAAGAACAACAAATAAAAACAGTAGTTAATACATTAAACAACAGACCCAGAAAAAGATTTGGCTATAAAACACCTAATGAAATTTTCGCCGAAAAAATCAATAAATTGAATACTGTTGCATTTATATGTTGA
- a CDS encoding rhodanese-like domain-containing protein encodes MIKILQKLFGFGTTADFAELVKKGAVILDVRSKSEFASGHIKGAVNIPVDVLKNSLSQLKDKNKTIITCCASGMRSASAKSILKAHGYTDVHNGGGWSRLGHKI; translated from the coding sequence ATGATTAAAATACTTCAAAAATTATTCGGTTTCGGCACTACTGCAGACTTTGCCGAACTTGTAAAAAAAGGCGCAGTTATCCTTGACGTAAGAAGCAAAAGCGAATTTGCATCAGGCCACATCAAAGGCGCTGTAAACATCCCGGTCGACGTTTTAAAGAACAGTTTATCACAATTAAAAGACAAAAACAAAACCATTATTACCTGCTGTGCTTCGGGCATGCGGAGTGCTTCGGCAAAAAGCATCCTGAAGGCTCATGGCTACACCGATGTGCATAACGGCGGCGGATGGAGCCGCCTTGGACATAAAATATAA
- a CDS encoding rhodanese-like domain-containing protein, with protein sequence MTLENIIKEKKGSIVDVRTRQEYSGGHAAGSINIPLNEIQDRLEEIQNLESPLILCCASGNRSGQAQHYLSQKGIDCYNGGSWLDVNYYQSK encoded by the coding sequence ATGACTTTAGAGAACATTATAAAAGAAAAAAAAGGCAGCATTGTAGATGTACGCACTCGTCAGGAATACAGTGGCGGCCACGCTGCCGGCTCAATTAACATTCCACTGAATGAAATTCAAGACCGATTGGAAGAAATACAAAACTTAGAATCACCGCTAATACTCTGCTGTGCCTCGGGAAACCGCAGCGGGCAGGCACAGCATTATCTTTCACAAAAAGGAATCGACTGTTACAATGGCGGTTCATGGTTAGATGTCAATTATTATCAATCCAAATAG
- the xdhC gene encoding xanthine dehydrogenase accessory protein XdhC: MNNWIELLQEFKTQKKPVALVTVTKILGSAPCRIGSRMIVTPQKDFFGTIGGGKLEFQVIDEAVRSIRENKILECSYTLGPEFEQCCGGKVELIIEPMNQSPELYIFGAGHIGVAICQVLKDTPFSITLLDTRENWKETIEIDAAVNYSDTPFDFYKQTVNWGPNCYVVILTHDHRLDFEITALALHEKTKYIGLIGSKTKKNKFNNMLINELNFKAGISPVHCPIGLDLGGNSPKEIAISIASELLKAYYEK; this comes from the coding sequence ATGAACAACTGGATTGAACTATTACAGGAATTTAAAACCCAAAAAAAGCCTGTGGCATTAGTTACTGTTACTAAAATTCTTGGTTCAGCTCCCTGCAGAATAGGTTCAAGAATGATTGTAACACCACAAAAAGACTTTTTTGGAACCATTGGCGGCGGAAAATTAGAATTTCAGGTAATCGATGAAGCAGTCCGATCAATTCGGGAAAATAAAATTTTAGAATGCTCTTATACACTTGGACCAGAATTTGAACAATGCTGTGGCGGAAAAGTAGAACTAATTATCGAACCCATGAATCAATCCCCTGAATTATACATTTTCGGAGCCGGACACATCGGCGTGGCTATCTGCCAGGTTTTAAAAGACACTCCTTTTTCTATCACACTTCTTGATACTAGAGAAAACTGGAAAGAAACTATCGAAATTGACGCTGCAGTTAATTACAGTGATACGCCTTTTGATTTTTATAAGCAAACTGTAAACTGGGGACCAAACTGCTATGTGGTGATATTGACTCACGATCACAGACTCGATTTTGAAATAACGGCTTTGGCACTGCATGAAAAAACTAAATATATCGGCTTAATTGGCAGCAAGACCAAGAAAAACAAATTCAACAATATGCTGATAAATGAATTGAATTTTAAAGCAGGAATCTCACCTGTCCACTGCCCTATCGGGTTAGATCTAGGCGGTAATTCTCCCAAAGAAATTGCCATAAGCATCGCATCAGAATTACTGAAAGCTTATTATGAAAAATGA
- a CDS encoding phosphoribosyltransferase family protein, producing the protein MSKNIILTNQQIEHTTKRIAYQIYETFVEEEEIVIAGITDNGYIFAEKIAQAFSTISTIKISLCEVHTDKQNPEKPITTSLPKEEYSNKGLVLVDDVLSSGATLIYAVKHFLDVPLKKFKTVVLVDRNHKKFPIKADFKGISLSTSLLEHVDVVLDSNGNSYASLS; encoded by the coding sequence ATGAGCAAAAATATAATCCTCACCAATCAGCAGATAGAACACACCACTAAAAGAATAGCATACCAAATCTATGAAACTTTTGTTGAGGAAGAAGAAATTGTGATTGCTGGAATTACTGACAACGGCTATATTTTTGCAGAAAAAATTGCTCAGGCATTCAGTACAATTTCTACGATCAAAATTTCGCTTTGTGAAGTTCATACCGACAAACAAAATCCTGAAAAACCAATAACCACTTCTTTACCTAAAGAAGAATACAGCAATAAAGGCCTAGTACTGGTAGATGACGTTCTGAGCTCTGGAGCCACATTAATATATGCTGTAAAACATTTTTTAGACGTTCCCTTAAAAAAGTTCAAAACCGTTGTTCTTGTTGACAGAAACCACAAAAAATTCCCGATTAAGGCCGATTTTAAAGGAATATCACTTTCTACTTCGCTATTAGAGCACGTTGACGTTGTTCTTGACAGCAACGGCAACAGCTACGCCAGTTTAAGCTAA
- a CDS encoding FKBP-type peptidyl-prolyl cis-trans isomerase produces MSKIKFYFILLIGVITVISCNKSNDDIEVTPPKPYAEQYPKDIALIETFLKTNYISVVNAPGETKDQDVTIAKLDADHTVSIWDQKVYALKFRKVELHGIIYTLYYLVLREGTGEKPCNVDDVFTSYNGKYLAETTTDNVTTITSTQFEEVINPSGFVNLFGYIRGWKEIFPQFKSGDAVSNPDGTVKYTNFGAGVMFIPSGLAYYNTGNGTIPAYSPLVFSFKLYKIKRSDIDNYRIVNGLVVTDPDGVLSYQEDIDGDGYVWTTGELPRDAAGNLINPNPDDTDGDGTPDFLDFDDDGDGYATRGEVKKADGTYYAFENIPDCDGNLPTDKKKKRHLDKECHKMSQ; encoded by the coding sequence ATGAGCAAAATTAAGTTTTATTTTATTTTATTGATTGGAGTTATTACTGTAATTTCCTGCAATAAGAGTAATGATGATATAGAAGTTACTCCGCCAAAACCATATGCTGAACAATATCCGAAAGATATTGCCCTTATAGAAACTTTTTTAAAAACAAACTATATATCAGTTGTAAATGCTCCAGGTGAGACAAAAGATCAGGATGTTACAATAGCAAAACTGGATGCTGATCATACGGTTTCAATTTGGGATCAAAAAGTTTATGCCTTAAAATTTAGAAAAGTAGAACTCCACGGGATAATTTACACATTGTATTATTTAGTTTTACGTGAAGGTACTGGGGAAAAACCTTGTAATGTAGATGATGTTTTTACTTCGTACAATGGGAAATACCTTGCTGAAACGACAACTGATAATGTTACGACTATTACTTCTACACAATTTGAAGAAGTAATAAATCCATCTGGGTTTGTAAATCTATTTGGTTACATTAGAGGGTGGAAAGAAATTTTTCCTCAATTTAAATCTGGAGATGCTGTTTCAAATCCGGATGGTACCGTTAAATATACAAATTTTGGAGCAGGAGTGATGTTTATTCCTTCTGGACTGGCATATTATAATACAGGAAATGGGACTATACCGGCTTATTCCCCATTAGTGTTTAGTTTTAAATTATATAAAATTAAGAGATCTGATATAGATAATTATAGAATAGTTAATGGTTTGGTAGTAACAGATCCAGATGGAGTATTGTCTTATCAAGAAGATATTGATGGAGATGGTTATGTTTGGACTACCGGAGAGTTGCCAAGGGATGCTGCAGGTAATCTGATTAATCCAAATCCAGACGATACGGATGGTGACGGAACTCCCGATTTTCTTGATTTTGATGATGATGGCGATGGTTATGCTACAAGAGGAGAAGTTAAAAAAGCAGACGGAACCTATTATGCATTTGAAAATATTCCAGACTGCGATGGGAATTTACCTACTGATAAAAAGAAAAAAAGGCATTTGGATAAAGAATGTCATAAAATGAGTCAATAA